From the genome of Pirellulaceae bacterium, one region includes:
- a CDS encoding DUF1571 domain-containing protein: protein MRNSKRQSRTRCSLVVLLALIGSPTMGSDQPVADQPVANRAATHPLHDLREYAISKHELVKKTVRDYSCQIVKRERIDGKLQPHQFMLAKVRSAGIKRPFAVHLTYQGPKRVRGRTVEFVSGENNEGMLVRLRPRGVTLRVDLDNPVAMKESSIPITALSFEAMLGAVIEALDRDIAADPTGANTQIKRIKDVKINGRPSTAIRIIHPKQADELEFHIAGMFIDNEFQIPTRFEIFSWPTEKGGKPVLAAEFTYVDLKVNEGLPNSIFHVLSLPKKSSESSESAKTARSQDDREVQ, encoded by the coding sequence ATGCGGAATTCAAAGCGCCAATCACGGACAAGATGTTCTCTGGTTGTTTTACTGGCCCTTATCGGCTCACCAACAATGGGGTCAGACCAGCCAGTCGCCGACCAACCCGTCGCAAACCGGGCAGCTACGCATCCACTTCATGACCTGCGTGAATATGCGATCTCCAAGCATGAATTGGTCAAAAAAACCGTGCGCGATTACAGTTGTCAAATCGTCAAACGCGAACGCATTGACGGCAAACTGCAGCCCCACCAGTTTATGTTGGCCAAGGTCCGTTCAGCCGGCATCAAACGGCCGTTTGCGGTCCACCTGACTTATCAGGGGCCGAAACGCGTCAGGGGCCGCACTGTCGAATTTGTCTCCGGCGAAAACAATGAAGGAATGTTGGTTCGCCTGCGCCCCCGTGGTGTTACCCTGCGCGTCGACCTTGACAATCCGGTTGCGATGAAGGAGAGCAGTATTCCAATCACCGCGTTGAGCTTTGAAGCAATGCTTGGTGCCGTGATCGAAGCACTGGATCGTGACATCGCCGCGGATCCTACGGGTGCTAACACGCAGATCAAACGGATCAAGGATGTCAAAATCAACGGTCGTCCATCCACAGCGATTCGTATTATTCACCCCAAGCAAGCAGATGAGCTGGAATTTCACATTGCGGGAATGTTCATCGACAATGAATTTCAAATTCCAACACGATTTGAGATTTTCAGTTGGCCAACAGAAAAAGGCGGCAAACCCGTGTTAGCTGCGGAATTCACCTATGTCGATCTGAAAGTCAACGAGGGCCTTCCGAACTCAATATTTCACGTCCTCTCCCTCCCGAAGAAATCGTCTGAATCGTCTGAATCGGCGAAAACGGCCCGATCTCAGGACGATCGCGAGGTCCAATAA
- a CDS encoding nitrilase-related carbon-nitrogen hydrolase has translation MTRIVRGALIQATLCEPSTSPVEKIKQAMIDKHVAMIGQAKEQGAQVVCLQELFYGPYFCAEQDAKWYNLTERVPDGPTIRLMQELAKKHEMVMVVPVYEEELTGVYYNTAAVIDADGSYLGKFRKIHIPHCEPGFWEKFYFRPGNLGYPVFDTRVGKVAVYICYDRHFPEGARCLGLNGAEIVFNPSATVAGLSEYLWKLEQPAHAVANQYFVGAINRPGTEDPWRIGEFYGQSYFCDPRGQIMAEAGRVTDDIVVADLDLDSIRDVRNTWQFFRDRRPETYRPITDL, from the coding sequence ATGACTCGAATTGTTCGTGGAGCTTTGATCCAAGCGACTCTCTGTGAACCCAGTACGTCGCCGGTGGAAAAGATCAAACAAGCGATGATCGACAAGCACGTCGCGATGATTGGCCAAGCGAAAGAGCAGGGAGCCCAAGTGGTTTGCTTGCAAGAGCTTTTTTACGGCCCCTATTTCTGTGCCGAGCAGGATGCGAAATGGTACAACTTGACCGAAAGGGTTCCGGATGGTCCAACGATTCGGCTGATGCAGGAGTTGGCTAAAAAGCATGAGATGGTAATGGTGGTGCCGGTTTACGAAGAAGAATTGACGGGTGTCTATTACAACACGGCGGCAGTGATCGATGCCGACGGATCTTACCTGGGGAAATTTCGCAAAATTCACATCCCCCATTGTGAGCCAGGCTTCTGGGAAAAATTCTACTTTCGTCCCGGCAACCTTGGCTATCCGGTATTTGATACACGTGTTGGCAAGGTGGCTGTCTACATCTGTTACGATCGCCACTTTCCCGAAGGCGCCCGCTGCCTCGGACTCAACGGAGCCGAAATCGTCTTTAACCCATCGGCAACCGTAGCCGGTCTTAGTGAGTATCTCTGGAAATTGGAACAGCCAGCTCACGCCGTTGCGAATCAATATTTTGTGGGTGCTATCAATCGACCTGGTACCGAGGACCCCTGGCGCATTGGCGAGTTCTATGGACAAAGCTACTTCTGCGATCCGCGAGGACAAATCATGGCGGAGGCCGGACGAGTGACTGACGACATTGTTGTCGCTGACCTGGACCTCGATTCGATTCGTGATGTGAGAAATACCTGGCAGTTCTTCCGAGATCGACGACCCGAAACCTATCGCCCAATCACCGATCTTTAG
- a CDS encoding PA14 domain-containing protein: MNRSYLLTRSVLVALICILPTAASLGDDPALQLRKGDHISIIGNTLADRMQHDAWLETYLQAMHPNHELSVRNLGFAGDEVKTRPRSKSFGSPNEWLSKTETNVVFCFFGYNEALRGEAGLAGFRKDLGEVIDGMLAQKYDGQTTPTLVFFSPIAHEDLKNPNLPDGQENNANLSKYTTAMKEVCQQKGVLFVDLFHPTQERYKSSPQPLTMNGIHLLESGNRELADIITQALFDQQLSKGVSEAELEKLRAAILDKNLHWFSRYRVVDGYNVYGGRSSLNWNGQSNYDVMQREMAIFDVMTNNRDQRIWAIAAGGDLEVADHNVPPLLEVETNRPGPLEGKKFAYLGGEEAIDKMKLAEGMQVNLFASEEMFPEMVNPVQMAVDTDGRLFASVWPSYPHWNPTQPRTDRIVCLPDENGDGVADKCVVFADELNSITGFEFWGGGMLVSAPPEIWFLKDTDGDDKADYKLRMLQGVSSADTHHTANAMVIGSDGALYWSRGVFHVTNMETPTKTFRSSQSGVYRFDPRTFEISFHFPIGPNPHGDVFDQWGYQFVNDGTGGTGSYVNIGKGVGNKQWFKKRVRPVSATGILSSSHFPAANNGNFLICNTIGFLGVLQHEVKYNGADVTAEEIEPILVSSDPNFRPTDVEIGGDGALYVSDWSNALIGHMQHNIRDPNRDHAHGRIYRITHKDRPLLKLVKLKGQPIETVLAAFFAKENGTRYRARLELSGRDTKEVTNAVSAWASKLDPSSPDQAQALLEGLWVFQEHRVPNLPLLEKIYRGAEDVRIRAAAIRTLGQWGPRVENWEELLNDAARDESALVRAEAVKAAVSFQGLPAAEIIFSVAGQPLEPGLDTVLNYARQQIQVDKLAQDAVKRGVPISDAAQSYLLRNASIDDLLKLERNPAVYRAIVERQEVSPKHLHEALEGLAEAQDKAKIEIMLQLIEKFDADQQASSLKELSAMLPTLPQQELAKVKKRTIALAADGKSPETRQAAYAAWIIADGKAKAAFGQAQRDKSDLRDALAAVAKIPNDEIRASLYDTVRPLISTLPSNLAREESSGQLDEPGIQVDYFEPNPSNVAIETLAKLTPAASGVAAEIAIDVPQLKRRDAFALRFTGNLRIDKTGDYRFFLASDDGSRLYIGNELLINNDGNHGMLEKSAKIRLETGVHPFVVTYYDNGGADGLKLTWQGPNFGRQAISDKQLSIGGGETLHDVAIGTLTNIPGRDAEKFDALAALINSGQHRTSAVRAMLTVPSDAWNDRQIGATAQSLAEYVSEIPAKYRTGKAALEAMQLTDALAAKLPEAEARELQSKLADLKVQVIRIGTVPHRMIYDKERLAIQAGKPVEFVFSNTDNMPHNFAIVSPGSLEEIGLQAEATARDADAMARHYIPKSDQVLLGSRLLQPGDTQALSFVAPTKPGIYPYVCTYPGHWRRMYGALYVVADLKQYLQDPAIYLANNPLPLRDELLKYNDRNTEWSFAALTNAVKTITGHDHNDHHGEHHADKQTPFARNYEVGKNVFKVANCVACHRMNGEGYEFGPDLTKLADEKHNTAHILRSIVEPSKEIDKKYENYSFELDSGKVVTGLIVAEDDDHVEVIVDPIAKPEPTRIAKSSIEERTKLPTSTMPSGLINKLSREEILDLIAYIYARGDAKSKLFEVHKH, encoded by the coding sequence ATGAACCGATCCTATCTTCTCACTCGATCCGTCCTGGTCGCCTTGATCTGCATCTTGCCCACCGCAGCTTCGCTCGGCGACGACCCCGCACTGCAGCTTCGTAAGGGTGACCATATCAGCATCATCGGCAACACGTTGGCTGATCGCATGCAACACGACGCTTGGTTGGAAACTTATTTGCAAGCGATGCATCCCAACCACGAGTTGAGTGTAAGAAACCTTGGATTTGCTGGTGATGAAGTAAAGACTCGCCCAAGATCTAAGAGCTTCGGGTCGCCCAATGAATGGCTTTCGAAAACTGAGACGAACGTAGTGTTCTGCTTTTTTGGTTACAACGAGGCATTGCGTGGTGAAGCCGGATTGGCAGGTTTCCGTAAGGACCTTGGCGAAGTCATTGATGGGATGCTCGCTCAAAAATATGATGGGCAAACGACACCCACGTTAGTGTTCTTCTCACCCATTGCTCATGAAGACCTCAAGAATCCCAACCTACCCGACGGCCAAGAAAACAACGCGAACCTGTCAAAATACACCACCGCCATGAAGGAGGTGTGTCAACAAAAAGGCGTCCTCTTCGTTGACCTCTTCCACCCGACCCAAGAGCGATACAAATCTTCCCCCCAACCGCTAACGATGAACGGCATTCACCTATTGGAGTCAGGAAATCGAGAACTTGCCGACATTATCACTCAGGCGCTCTTTGATCAACAGCTATCGAAAGGAGTCTCCGAGGCGGAACTAGAAAAGCTTCGCGCGGCGATACTCGATAAAAACCTTCACTGGTTCAGTCGTTATCGAGTTGTCGACGGCTATAACGTGTACGGTGGTCGTTCGAGCCTGAATTGGAATGGTCAATCAAATTACGACGTAATGCAACGAGAAATGGCGATCTTTGATGTGATGACGAACAATCGTGACCAGCGTATCTGGGCGATTGCGGCGGGTGGCGACCTGGAAGTTGCCGATCACAACGTCCCGCCCCTGCTGGAAGTCGAAACAAACCGGCCCGGACCTCTCGAAGGAAAAAAATTCGCCTACCTCGGCGGTGAAGAAGCCATCGACAAAATGAAGCTTGCCGAAGGGATGCAAGTCAACCTATTTGCTTCCGAAGAAATGTTTCCCGAGATGGTCAATCCCGTGCAGATGGCGGTGGACACCGATGGTCGTTTGTTCGCCTCCGTATGGCCCTCTTATCCTCACTGGAATCCAACCCAACCCCGCACCGACCGAATCGTATGCCTTCCCGATGAAAACGGTGATGGCGTCGCTGACAAGTGCGTGGTGTTTGCCGACGAATTGAACAGTATCACGGGATTCGAGTTTTGGGGCGGTGGCATGCTCGTATCGGCTCCGCCGGAAATCTGGTTCCTGAAGGACACCGACGGTGATGACAAGGCCGATTACAAACTACGCATGCTGCAGGGCGTATCCAGTGCTGACACGCACCATACGGCAAACGCGATGGTAATCGGGTCGGATGGAGCCCTTTATTGGTCTCGGGGCGTCTTTCATGTGACGAACATGGAAACACCTACGAAAACATTTCGCTCCTCACAGTCGGGTGTTTATCGTTTTGATCCGCGTACTTTCGAGATCTCCTTCCATTTTCCGATCGGCCCGAATCCGCACGGTGACGTGTTTGACCAATGGGGATATCAATTCGTCAACGATGGCACAGGGGGTACCGGCAGCTACGTAAACATTGGAAAAGGGGTCGGCAACAAACAATGGTTCAAGAAACGCGTACGCCCCGTATCCGCTACGGGTATCCTCTCAAGCAGCCATTTCCCTGCAGCGAACAACGGGAATTTCTTGATCTGTAACACGATCGGTTTCCTGGGAGTGTTGCAACATGAGGTCAAATACAATGGGGCCGACGTCACGGCAGAAGAAATCGAACCGATTCTTGTTTCCAGCGACCCGAATTTCCGTCCAACGGATGTGGAAATCGGTGGTGATGGGGCTCTCTACGTCTCGGACTGGAGCAACGCGCTGATCGGCCATATGCAACACAACATCCGCGACCCCAACCGAGATCACGCCCACGGGCGCATCTATCGAATCACCCATAAAGATCGCCCGCTGTTGAAACTGGTGAAATTGAAAGGCCAACCGATCGAGACCGTATTGGCAGCTTTTTTCGCCAAAGAAAACGGGACGCGCTATCGGGCAAGATTAGAACTTAGCGGTCGCGATACCAAGGAAGTCACCAACGCCGTATCAGCATGGGCCAGCAAACTCGACCCAAGCAGTCCGGATCAAGCCCAGGCCCTGCTCGAAGGCTTGTGGGTTTTCCAGGAGCACCGCGTTCCCAACCTACCGTTGCTCGAAAAAATCTACCGCGGTGCTGAAGATGTCCGCATTCGCGCCGCAGCAATTCGCACCTTGGGTCAATGGGGGCCTCGAGTTGAAAATTGGGAAGAACTGCTAAACGATGCGGCCCGAGACGAGTCGGCCTTAGTGCGGGCTGAAGCCGTCAAAGCTGCCGTGTCCTTCCAGGGACTACCTGCTGCGGAAATCATTTTTTCAGTCGCAGGGCAACCCCTCGAGCCCGGTCTCGATACCGTTTTGAACTACGCTCGACAACAAATCCAAGTCGACAAACTGGCACAAGATGCCGTCAAACGGGGCGTGCCGATTTCCGATGCCGCACAATCCTATCTGTTGCGAAACGCATCAATCGATGATCTGCTTAAGCTCGAACGAAATCCGGCGGTCTATCGCGCCATTGTGGAACGGCAAGAAGTGAGTCCCAAGCATCTTCACGAGGCGTTAGAGGGCCTTGCCGAGGCTCAAGACAAAGCCAAAATTGAAATCATGCTACAGCTAATCGAGAAGTTCGACGCTGATCAGCAAGCAAGCAGTTTAAAGGAATTGAGCGCGATGCTACCCACATTGCCTCAACAAGAGCTTGCCAAGGTTAAGAAACGTACAATAGCGCTCGCGGCGGATGGCAAATCTCCCGAAACTCGACAAGCCGCTTATGCGGCTTGGATCATCGCGGATGGCAAAGCCAAGGCGGCGTTTGGTCAGGCACAACGAGATAAATCTGACCTGCGGGATGCGCTTGCTGCAGTGGCCAAAATCCCCAATGATGAAATCCGCGCGAGCCTCTACGATACCGTTCGCCCCTTAATTTCAACGTTACCTTCGAATCTGGCACGTGAGGAGAGTTCTGGCCAATTGGATGAACCTGGAATTCAGGTCGACTACTTCGAACCGAATCCCTCCAATGTGGCCATCGAAACTTTGGCAAAGTTGACGCCCGCCGCCAGCGGTGTCGCTGCCGAAATCGCTATCGATGTTCCTCAGCTCAAACGTCGTGACGCATTTGCTCTCCGCTTTACTGGAAACCTGCGGATCGACAAAACAGGTGACTACCGATTCTTCCTCGCATCCGACGATGGTTCACGGCTCTACATCGGGAACGAGCTGTTGATCAACAACGATGGCAACCATGGCATGCTGGAAAAATCTGCCAAAATTCGCCTGGAAACGGGAGTCCATCCGTTTGTTGTCACCTATTACGACAACGGTGGAGCGGATGGTTTGAAACTTACCTGGCAAGGTCCAAATTTCGGTCGACAAGCGATCTCCGACAAACAATTGTCCATTGGCGGCGGCGAAACGCTTCATGATGTGGCGATCGGTACCCTCACTAATATCCCCGGGCGGGATGCGGAAAAGTTCGACGCTCTTGCTGCTCTGATCAATTCAGGTCAGCACCGCACGAGTGCTGTTCGCGCCATGCTGACGGTACCGTCAGATGCCTGGAATGATCGCCAAATTGGAGCCACCGCCCAAAGCTTGGCAGAATATGTCAGCGAAATACCCGCCAAATATCGAACCGGCAAAGCCGCCCTGGAAGCCATGCAACTGACCGACGCCTTGGCAGCCAAACTCCCCGAGGCCGAAGCTCGAGAACTTCAATCAAAACTTGCCGACTTGAAAGTTCAGGTCATCCGAATTGGCACCGTCCCTCATCGAATGATTTACGACAAGGAACGGTTGGCAATCCAGGCTGGCAAACCAGTCGAATTTGTTTTCAGTAACACGGACAACATGCCTCACAACTTCGCAATCGTTTCACCAGGATCCTTGGAGGAAATCGGCCTCCAGGCCGAAGCCACAGCTCGTGACGCAGATGCGATGGCTCGCCATTACATTCCTAAATCGGATCAGGTCTTACTGGGCAGTCGATTGCTTCAGCCTGGCGATACCCAGGCACTTAGCTTTGTCGCCCCCACGAAGCCCGGAATCTACCCTTACGTCTGTACTTACCCTGGACATTGGCGTCGCATGTACGGTGCTCTTTATGTGGTTGCTGACCTGAAACAATACCTCCAGGATCCCGCAATCTACTTGGCAAACAATCCCTTACCCCTTCGGGACGAGTTGTTGAAATACAATGACCGTAACACTGAGTGGTCCTTTGCGGCACTCACCAACGCCGTTAAGACAATCACCGGCCACGACCACAACGACCATCACGGTGAACACCATGCCGACAAACAGACGCCGTTCGCACGAAATTACGAAGTAGGCAAGAATGTCTTCAAAGTAGCCAACTGCGTCGCTTGCCACCGCATGAATGGTGAGGGTTATGAATTCGGACCCGATCTCACCAAACTGGCCGATGAAAAGCATAATACCGCGCATATCTTGCGGTCGATCGTCGAACCCAGCAAGGAGATCGACAAAAAATACGAAAACTATTCGTTTGAACTCGATTCAGGGAAAGTCGTCACGGGGCTTATCGTTGCCGAGGATGATGATCACGTCGAAGTGATCGTCGATCCAATTGCAAAACCTGAACCGACTCGGATCGCTAAATCCAGCATCGAAGAACGGACTAAACTTCCCACTTCCACGATGCCCTCTGGTCTCATCAATAAGCTTTCACGCGAAGAGATCCTTGATTTGATCGCCTACATCTACGCCCGGGGAGATGCCAAGAGCAAATTGTTCGAAGTGCATAAACATTAG
- a CDS encoding CoA-acylating methylmalonate-semialdehyde dehydrogenase produces MSKTNHSLAPVPTLYGGEWQVATGDRSCSVHNPSTGKVIAKTVYCDVDQTNQIVESAAEAFPSWNQTPVIERARFMHRFRELIAQHFDELSMLLTREHGKTIGEARAEMQRGLEMVEFACGIPSLIMGQTLPEIAQGVDGETARHPLGVCVGITPFNFPSMVPLWMFPIALTCGNTFILKPSEKVPLSAIRLGELLQQAGLPAGVFNIAHGDKSCVETLITNPLVDAISFVGSTQVARSIYVTATQHGKRVQAAGGAKNHLVIMPDADLDLAVKALAASAYGCGGQRCMAGSIAITVGDIGDRLVNQLCEYSRELRVGQTAPDHSVDMGPLIDSAAIERVEQYLQIADDEGACITLDGRKQKQPTGFLIGPSIVDQVTPTMRLARDEIFGPVLSVVRANDLDSAIAIGDDCPYGNGATIFTRDGYLAREFKKRFNAGMIGINVGVPAPMAWLPFTGWNQSFFGDLHIQGTEGVHFYTKQKMTLTRWFASPEDSFQDPVWKTDADASS; encoded by the coding sequence ATGTCGAAAACGAATCACTCGCTCGCCCCGGTTCCGACGCTCTATGGAGGCGAATGGCAGGTTGCCACCGGTGATCGATCCTGCTCGGTCCACAACCCGTCGACCGGAAAAGTGATTGCCAAAACCGTTTATTGCGATGTGGATCAGACGAATCAAATTGTCGAATCAGCTGCGGAAGCTTTTCCCAGCTGGAATCAGACGCCAGTCATTGAGCGTGCTCGCTTTATGCATCGCTTCCGCGAACTCATCGCTCAACATTTCGATGAGTTATCGATGCTCCTGACGCGTGAGCACGGTAAGACAATCGGCGAAGCTCGTGCCGAAATGCAACGCGGCTTGGAAATGGTCGAATTTGCCTGTGGGATCCCAAGCTTGATCATGGGACAAACCTTGCCGGAAATCGCACAAGGCGTAGATGGGGAGACAGCACGCCACCCGCTGGGCGTCTGCGTTGGCATCACACCCTTCAACTTTCCCTCGATGGTCCCGTTGTGGATGTTTCCGATTGCTCTCACCTGCGGCAACACTTTCATCCTCAAACCGTCTGAAAAAGTTCCGTTGTCCGCCATTCGCTTAGGAGAATTACTGCAGCAGGCCGGTCTTCCCGCTGGCGTCTTTAACATCGCTCATGGGGACAAGTCCTGTGTCGAGACGCTCATCACTAATCCGCTCGTCGACGCCATCTCTTTTGTGGGATCCACCCAGGTGGCCCGATCCATCTACGTCACGGCAACACAACATGGTAAACGCGTCCAAGCGGCCGGGGGCGCAAAAAATCACTTAGTCATCATGCCAGACGCTGATCTTGATCTCGCTGTGAAAGCGTTAGCCGCATCGGCCTATGGTTGCGGTGGTCAACGCTGCATGGCTGGTAGTATCGCCATCACGGTCGGCGATATTGGTGACCGGCTCGTCAACCAACTATGCGAATATTCCCGTGAGCTGCGTGTCGGGCAAACAGCCCCGGATCATTCAGTTGACATGGGGCCACTCATTGACTCAGCAGCTATTGAACGAGTTGAACAGTATTTACAGATTGCAGACGACGAGGGCGCTTGTATTACGCTAGACGGTCGCAAGCAAAAACAGCCGACGGGATTCCTGATCGGTCCCTCGATCGTCGATCAGGTAACGCCGACAATGCGATTAGCAAGGGACGAGATTTTCGGCCCTGTCTTGTCGGTGGTCCGTGCAAACGATCTTGATTCGGCTATCGCCATCGGTGACGATTGTCCATACGGCAACGGCGCCACTATTTTCACTCGCGACGGTTACCTGGCCCGTGAGTTCAAAAAACGATTCAACGCGGGCATGATCGGAATTAACGTGGGCGTACCCGCGCCCATGGCTTGGCTACCCTTTACGGGGTGGAATCAATCTTTTTTTGGGGACCTTCATATCCAGGGCACCGAAGGGGTCCATTTTTACACCAAGCAAAAAATGACGCTGACACGATGGTTTGCATCCCCAGAAGATTCCTTTCAAGATCCGGTTTGGAAGACCGATGCCGACGCAAGCAGCTGA
- a CDS encoding DUF4126 domain-containing protein — translation MPETIVALSLGIGLAAACGFRVFVPMFVIGLAAKTNLIPISDGFHWIESTPAIVAFGIATTLEIGAYYFPWLDNLLDLFAMPAAVAAGILVLAACMVDMPPLWKWCLAIIAGGGTAGTVKTGLSGIRLGSTTTSGGLMNPVFATIEWMLSVSLALLAVFLPLLAALVTIALLAVLIRVAIRIYTRLPRDKAGRNSR, via the coding sequence GTGCCTGAGACGATCGTCGCGTTATCCCTGGGGATCGGACTGGCCGCCGCCTGTGGTTTCCGTGTCTTTGTGCCGATGTTTGTCATCGGCCTGGCGGCAAAAACGAACCTGATTCCGATCAGTGACGGTTTTCATTGGATCGAAAGCACCCCGGCGATTGTTGCCTTCGGTATTGCCACCACCCTGGAAATTGGAGCCTATTACTTTCCCTGGCTCGATAACCTACTCGACCTTTTCGCGATGCCCGCGGCAGTTGCTGCAGGCATCTTGGTGCTAGCCGCCTGCATGGTCGACATGCCACCTCTGTGGAAGTGGTGCCTCGCAATTATCGCAGGTGGAGGCACGGCCGGCACCGTTAAAACCGGCCTGTCGGGAATCCGCTTGGGATCGACGACGACCAGCGGCGGACTCATGAATCCCGTGTTTGCGACCATTGAATGGATGCTTTCGGTAAGCCTTGCCTTGCTCGCAGTTTTCCTCCCTCTGCTGGCCGCCTTAGTCACCATCGCACTGCTGGCTGTTCTCATCCGCGTCGCAATCCGAATTTACACTCGGCTTCCTCGTGACAAAGCTGGACGCAATTCTCGTTAA
- a CDS encoding solute carrier family 23 protein → MASSQQPKSTLVYGLEERPPWPHAIVLALQHVLTMFGATVSVPLLLGPSMGMDRQQISLLISSVMLCSGLATLLQTTVGSRLPIVQGISFSFLAAFFAVIDAGKSEGWSAAVMMQYIAGAIMVGAVLEIAVGFSGLVGALRRYLSPVVVGPVIMLIGLALFKHGAPKAAAHWPTGLLTIVLVVVFALVLAPRIRLFLMFPVLLAMIAVVTLCWLLSATGVYHAAAEQADGKMIAAHPARVDLSAVENSPWVRWRINDVVMPWGAPQFSLGFIVAALAGYLASMVESFGDYHACSRMAGAGDPTPKQISRGIGCEGIGCLLTSFLGGFSSTSYSENIGVVGLTKVGSRFVVQVAALLLVFLGIFGKFGAISAAIPGPVVGGLYCSLFGLIAAVGIQQLSKADLHSDRNLFIAGFSLFMGLSVPAFFDGSTTELYPPGPQPLLDAMPAVFAEIVKAIGSTGMAVAALLGIVLDNLIPGTVQERGLEP, encoded by the coding sequence ATGGCATCTTCGCAGCAGCCAAAATCTACCTTGGTCTACGGCTTGGAGGAGCGGCCTCCCTGGCCTCATGCAATCGTGCTCGCCTTGCAGCACGTATTGACGATGTTTGGCGCTACCGTCTCGGTGCCGTTGCTGCTCGGCCCCAGCATGGGGATGGACAGGCAGCAAATTAGTCTGCTCATCTCGTCTGTGATGTTGTGCAGCGGACTGGCAACGTTGTTGCAAACAACAGTAGGAAGTCGTTTGCCAATTGTGCAGGGGATCTCGTTCAGCTTTCTTGCTGCTTTCTTTGCCGTGATTGACGCGGGCAAGTCAGAAGGTTGGTCTGCCGCGGTGATGATGCAGTATATTGCCGGTGCCATTATGGTGGGTGCGGTGCTCGAAATCGCGGTCGGATTTAGCGGGCTTGTGGGAGCGCTGCGTCGTTATCTCAGTCCCGTTGTTGTCGGCCCCGTGATTATGTTGATTGGGTTGGCATTGTTCAAACATGGGGCACCCAAAGCAGCCGCACACTGGCCAACGGGGTTGCTCACCATTGTGTTAGTCGTTGTTTTTGCTCTCGTGTTGGCACCACGCATTCGGCTATTTCTCATGTTTCCTGTGTTGCTCGCGATGATCGCCGTGGTCACGCTCTGTTGGCTACTTTCGGCGACTGGTGTTTATCACGCTGCTGCCGAACAGGCGGACGGGAAAATGATTGCGGCTCATCCGGCCCGTGTCGATTTGTCTGCCGTGGAAAACAGTCCTTGGGTCCGATGGCGTATCAACGACGTCGTGATGCCGTGGGGTGCACCGCAATTTAGCTTGGGATTCATCGTTGCTGCATTAGCCGGTTATCTCGCCTCCATGGTGGAATCCTTTGGTGATTATCATGCTTGTTCCCGAATGGCGGGAGCCGGAGATCCAACGCCGAAGCAGATTTCGCGAGGAATTGGCTGCGAAGGGATCGGATGTCTACTGACGAGCTTTTTAGGTGGATTCAGCTCCACCAGTTACTCCGAGAATATTGGCGTAGTAGGTTTGACGAAGGTTGGTAGCCGCTTCGTGGTGCAAGTGGCGGCGCTGTTACTCGTGTTTCTAGGCATCTTCGGAAAGTTTGGTGCGATTTCAGCCGCCATTCCAGGTCCGGTTGTGGGGGGACTTTACTGTTCCTTGTTCGGTCTGATAGCCGCCGTAGGTATCCAACAACTCTCCAAGGCAGATCTGCATAGTGATCGAAATCTGTTCATCGCCGGTTTTAGCCTTTTCATGGGGCTAAGTGTCCCAGCCTTCTTCGATGGATCGACAACAGAACTCTATCCCCCGGGGCCTCAGCCGTTGCTTGATGCAATGCCCGCTGTTTTCGCCGAAATTGTGAAGGCAATCGGTAGCACCGGAATGGCGGTCGCCGCACTGTTAGGCATCGTCCTGGACAATCTGATTCCCGGAACCGTGCAAGAACGTGGTTTGGAGCCATAA